Proteins from a single region of Bacillus sp. SM2101:
- a CDS encoding phage holin family protein — protein MNLIKNFSAGFIKLDPIGTALNFLYGVGNLIFIAMLALVTVLDWVSGIRASKIDGTYTSEYGKSGIYRTLVMFLLPVLGNIVDQALSTTFILYEIEIGMFFSLITGDLIYQTLMSAAEILNVLGGENGCQLKL, from the coding sequence ATGAATTTAATTAAAAACTTTTCAGCGGGATTTATAAAATTAGACCCTATTGGAACTGCACTAAATTTCTTGTATGGGGTAGGTAATTTAATTTTTATTGCAATGTTAGCACTCGTTACAGTATTAGATTGGGTAAGTGGAATTAGAGCATCAAAAATTGATGGGACGTACACGTCTGAGTATGGGAAATCAGGAATTTACAGAACGTTAGTTATGTTTTTATTACCAGTACTAGGGAACATTGTTGACCAAGCTTTATCAACCACTTTTATTCTGTACGAAATTGAAATTGGCATGTTTTTCTCTTTAATAACTGGAGATCTGATTTATCAAACTTTAATGAGTGCGGCTGAAATTTTGAACGTGCTGGGTGGGGAAAATGGGTGCCAATTAAAGTTGTAG
- a CDS encoding ABC transporter ATP-binding protein, with the protein MEYFNMFRQLWLYADRERWKIVVYLTLHAISMLGELGKPFAFSMVLNALQRNESTVVREVMTWLGFYLLCFFVFEIFHRSARFIERFVAFRNRKRFVNSMYSHLQSLPLSWHSDNHSGAVIDRVNKAADGLYNFGQSQSMYIQFFMNFWVPLIILWTISPIISVLAVISGLTLVVITKKLYNLSIPEYRAQNDKFHNVAAGLHDYVSNITTIIMLRLGKSAQKDIDERINRAFPHLVKENYITHIKCFIAALIMISLDVGVIFYYIYSQKQAGSVIMIGSVTVIFFYLHQCMSSFQFYSGDYEQVIHWKTDFEAIKPILDEKAKTNEDIGTNLDQWKQLNLNSLHFSYGGGKYHLKDVSINIEKGKKVAFVGASGAGKSTLLKVLRGLTPVEEGTLTKEDGSNLPVTSLSTITTLIPQEPEIFENNIHYNITMGMPGSEIEVENALRISGFKEVVARLPHGLESDVREKGVNLSGGEKQRLALARGIYSIKDSEIILLDEPTSNVDPAVEMTIFKRLFEHLSDRSVISVLHRLHLVRHFDYVYVFKQGEIVEEGTFEALHNAKGEFARLWEKYLAEEEVEVEKYVYGNKR; encoded by the coding sequence ATGGAATATTTCAATATGTTTAGACAGCTTTGGTTATACGCTGATCGAGAACGATGGAAAATTGTAGTTTACTTGACCTTGCATGCAATTTCTATGTTAGGTGAATTAGGTAAACCTTTTGCTTTTTCCATGGTCTTAAATGCACTACAGAGAAATGAATCTACTGTAGTAAGAGAAGTTATGACTTGGTTAGGATTCTATCTATTGTGTTTTTTTGTATTTGAAATATTCCATAGAAGTGCACGTTTTATAGAAAGATTTGTTGCGTTTCGCAATCGAAAACGTTTTGTAAATTCGATGTATAGCCACCTTCAGTCGTTACCTCTAAGTTGGCATTCAGACAATCATTCAGGAGCGGTCATTGATAGAGTGAACAAAGCGGCAGATGGATTATATAATTTTGGTCAATCTCAATCTATGTATATTCAGTTTTTTATGAACTTTTGGGTGCCATTGATTATTTTATGGACAATTTCTCCCATAATCTCTGTATTAGCTGTAATCAGTGGATTGACATTAGTGGTTATCACGAAAAAATTATATAACTTATCAATCCCAGAATATCGTGCACAGAATGATAAATTTCATAATGTTGCAGCAGGATTACATGATTATGTTAGTAATATCACAACCATCATAATGTTAAGACTAGGCAAATCAGCACAAAAAGATATTGATGAGCGTATTAATCGCGCATTTCCGCATTTAGTGAAAGAGAATTACATTACACATATAAAATGTTTCATTGCAGCACTCATCATGATATCACTTGATGTTGGAGTAATTTTTTATTACATATACTCTCAGAAACAAGCTGGTAGTGTAATCATGATTGGTTCTGTAACAGTCATTTTCTTTTATTTACACCAATGCATGTCATCATTCCAATTTTATTCAGGGGATTATGAACAAGTCATTCACTGGAAAACGGATTTTGAAGCTATAAAGCCTATCTTAGATGAAAAGGCGAAAACAAATGAAGATATTGGTACTAATCTTGATCAATGGAAGCAACTTAACTTGAATTCACTCCACTTCTCATATGGAGGTGGGAAATATCATTTAAAAGATGTATCAATAAACATAGAAAAGGGTAAAAAGGTAGCATTTGTTGGTGCAAGTGGCGCAGGAAAAAGTACATTACTGAAAGTATTGCGTGGACTAACACCTGTTGAGGAAGGAACACTGACAAAAGAGGATGGTTCGAATCTACCCGTTACTTCACTTTCAACAATCACAACGCTCATCCCACAAGAACCTGAGATTTTTGAAAATAACATTCATTACAATATAACGATGGGAATGCCAGGTAGTGAAATAGAAGTTGAGAATGCCTTGCGAATTTCGGGATTTAAAGAAGTTGTAGCAAGATTGCCGCATGGTCTTGAAAGTGATGTACGAGAAAAAGGTGTGAATTTATCTGGTGGTGAAAAACAAAGGTTAGCTTTAGCCAGAGGAATTTATTCTATAAAAGATAGTGAGATTATTCTTCTAGATGAACCTACTTCTAATGTAGATCCTGCAGTAGAGATGACAATATTTAAGCGTTTATTTGAACATTTATCTGATAGAAGTGTGATTAGTGTTCTCCATAGATTACACCTTGTGAGACATTTTGATTACGTATATGTATTTAAGCAGGGTGAAATCGTTGAGGAAGGTACTTTTGAGGCACTTCATAATGCTAAAGGTGAATTTGCTCGTCTTTGGGAGAAATATCTCGCTGAAGAGGAAGTAGAAGTAGAAAAATATGTCTACGGAAATAAGAGGTAG